In a single window of the Acetivibrio clariflavus DSM 19732 genome:
- a CDS encoding alpha-glucuronidase family glycosyl hydrolase, with product MNNTDAIMERRKDNGYYCWLEYGKLEDVELKNIYRKWCANIVKFGDTPLIKCAVKELIIGIENMLGISPEIVSIPIEPSFITVGTLGQNPIIDKAVGENERKDIMEDGFLIKNIKTEDKDYIVVTGINDKGVLYGVFVLLRLLRMQKDIRDIRKIENPYFQMRMLNHWDNMDGSIERGYAGNSIFYKDNKFTDDTARVRDYARLLGSIGINGIVINNVNVHKYETRLITKEYLPDAKKLAEIFREYGIRIYFSINFASPIEIGGLDTADPLDEKVKKWWCDKAGEIYSYIPDFGGFLVKADSEFRPGPFTYNRNHADGANMLAAALKPFGGVVIWRCFVYNCMQDWRDYKTDRAKAAYDNFKPLDGMFDDNVILQIKNGPMDFQVREPVSPLFGGLKKTNVNLEVQITQEYTGQQKHLCYLIPMWKEVLDFDTYARGKGTTVKKIVRGSVFNNKYGGVAGVANVGDDDNWTGLQLAQSNLYGYGRLVWNPDLTSEEIAEEWVRLTFSNDKEVVDTVSDMLLKSWHIYESYTSPLGIGWMVNPHHHYGPNVDGYEYDKWGTYHRADYKAIGVDRTVKSGTGYTGQYHKEVRDMYENIDTCPQELLLFFHRIPYTYKLKSGETLIQYIYNTHFDGVEQAIKLKEQWQSIKGKVKNEIYEHVLHRLEGQIEHAKEWRDVINTYFYRKTGIGDELGRKIYD from the coding sequence ATGAACAATACTGATGCAATAATGGAGAGAAGGAAGGACAACGGTTATTACTGTTGGCTGGAGTATGGAAAGCTGGAAGATGTGGAGCTGAAAAATATCTACCGTAAATGGTGTGCGAATATAGTGAAGTTTGGGGATACCCCATTAATTAAATGCGCAGTGAAAGAACTGATTATAGGTATAGAGAATATGCTTGGAATTAGTCCGGAGATTGTAAGTATTCCTATAGAACCGTCTTTTATTACAGTTGGCACACTGGGACAAAACCCGATTATAGATAAAGCTGTTGGTGAAAATGAACGAAAAGATATTATGGAAGATGGTTTTCTTATAAAAAATATTAAAACAGAAGATAAAGATTATATAGTTGTGACCGGTATAAACGATAAAGGTGTGCTATACGGTGTGTTTGTCCTTTTGCGACTTTTACGCATGCAAAAGGATATAAGAGATATTCGAAAAATTGAAAACCCCTATTTTCAAATGAGGATGCTGAATCATTGGGATAATATGGATGGAAGTATAGAAAGGGGGTATGCAGGAAACTCCATTTTCTATAAAGACAACAAATTTACAGATGATACCGCCAGAGTCAGAGATTATGCCAGGCTTTTAGGTTCAATAGGAATAAACGGTATTGTTATTAACAATGTAAATGTACATAAATACGAAACAAGACTTATTACAAAAGAATATCTTCCTGATGCTAAAAAATTGGCGGAAATATTCAGAGAGTACGGAATTAGGATATATTTCAGTATCAATTTTGCAAGTCCCATAGAGATAGGAGGTCTTGATACAGCAGATCCTCTTGATGAAAAGGTAAAAAAATGGTGGTGTGATAAAGCAGGAGAAATCTATAGCTATATACCTGACTTTGGAGGATTCCTCGTAAAAGCCGATTCAGAGTTCAGACCCGGGCCTTTTACATATAATCGCAATCATGCCGATGGCGCAAATATGTTGGCAGCTGCATTAAAACCTTTCGGAGGAGTGGTGATATGGAGATGCTTTGTTTATAACTGTATGCAAGATTGGCGAGATTACAAGACTGACAGAGCTAAGGCAGCCTATGACAATTTTAAGCCTTTGGACGGGATGTTTGACGATAATGTAATATTGCAGATTAAGAACGGACCAATGGATTTTCAGGTGCGCGAACCGGTATCGCCGCTTTTTGGAGGACTTAAAAAGACAAATGTCAATCTTGAAGTTCAAATAACTCAGGAATATACAGGACAGCAAAAGCATTTGTGTTATCTTATTCCTATGTGGAAGGAAGTTTTGGATTTTGACACCTATGCCAGAGGAAAAGGCACCACTGTTAAAAAGATTGTCAGAGGCTCTGTTTTCAATAACAAGTATGGAGGGGTAGCAGGAGTTGCCAATGTGGGCGATGATGACAATTGGACAGGTTTACAGTTGGCACAGTCCAACCTGTATGGGTATGGGCGACTTGTATGGAATCCGGATTTAACTTCGGAGGAAATAGCTGAGGAATGGGTAAGGCTGACCTTTTCCAACGATAAGGAAGTTGTGGATACTGTTTCAGATATGCTGCTGAAATCCTGGCATATTTATGAGAGTTACACGTCTCCTTTAGGTATAGGCTGGATGGTAAATCCTCATCATCACTATGGTCCTAACGTAGACGGATATGAATATGACAAGTGGGGGACATACCATCGTGCCGACTATAAAGCTATAGGCGTTGACCGTACAGTAAAATCCGGTACCGGTTATACCGGTCAGTATCATAAGGAAGTGCGGGATATGTATGAAAACATTGATACTTGTCCCCAGGAACTTTTACTCTTTTTCCACAGAATTCCTTATACCTATAAGCTTAAATCGGGAGAGACTCTCATTCAGTATATTTACAATACTCATTTTGATGGTGTGGAACAGGCAATAAAACTTAAAGAACAATGGCAAAGTATCAAGGGTAAAGTTAAAAACGAAATATACGAGCATGTACTCCATAGACTTGAAGGTCAGATTGAACATGCAAAGGAGTGGAGGGATGTTATAAATACGTATTTTTACAGGAAAACCGGAATAGGCGATGAACTTGGAAGAAAAATTTATGATTAA
- a CDS encoding substrate-binding domain-containing protein, giving the protein MNNQKQHMSSKNFTKTLIYSLSTLLLIFLIFSIFTLYTGLFSSSATKPILMVIIAIELILTIALFATLHNFFKSVNTVNKQAELLAHGKLNISDILPDEVRGLEILARAFNDMKSNLLSFIELTKTNIITISDAIDNVSKSMNNSYLGNEQIAVSMGNVAEKAQEQSKLMGEAMAKIDEVGKRIESITRSVEEVEKSVEKTVQATSIGVQNLDEYYEQLNIISDNLNTTSDYIKKLNEDVTQIDQIGKFIIQISEQLKLLGLNASVEAAKAGESGKGFAVVAHEMNLLSSATKDSIGKINSILKNIERSSSYVSSSIDSCVESYGASKEIFNSIRESFEIISNSANSLETDIKKVYSEVTLINNSTHEIRESSLRLHQASEDISTKTQEVAAVTEEELAELEEINNYTSSLQNMLTGIEHLVKKFQTSVVPVEEVSAKQLHITFISPLDHEFWYGVRQGVLYAKKVLSDKNVVIDYHGIQKDVGPQIIKATEEAIKNGSDGIIVPGFVPELIPLLETAHNKGIPFMVYNCDFPEKTKRVAYFGPNVNSAGTLAARLMSKALDGKGEVVLLTGGLDAFVHKTRRDTILAELKKHKGIKVFDEARCADNPEQTYNTVKEFLRKNSNIRGIFNTGGTMAASAKAVEDMGFTGKTFIVCFDYNKEIYEYIRKGIIAAAIGQDPFGQGHDPIVYLYNMLVTGKKPEEEIIWTRLEVVDKNNVDDLL; this is encoded by the coding sequence ATGAATAACCAAAAACAACATATGTCCAGCAAAAATTTTACCAAAACGCTTATTTACTCGCTATCAACTCTTTTGCTGATATTTCTCATTTTTTCAATATTTACCTTGTATACAGGATTATTTTCATCTTCTGCAACCAAGCCCATTCTTATGGTTATTATAGCTATTGAACTCATATTAACCATCGCATTGTTTGCTACTTTGCACAACTTTTTCAAATCAGTAAATACAGTAAACAAGCAAGCAGAACTTTTGGCTCATGGTAAATTAAATATAAGTGATATACTTCCGGACGAAGTTCGCGGACTCGAAATTTTAGCCAGAGCCTTCAATGACATGAAATCAAATCTGTTAAGTTTTATAGAATTAACCAAAACCAATATAATAACCATTTCCGATGCAATAGATAATGTATCAAAAAGTATGAACAACAGCTATTTGGGTAATGAGCAAATAGCAGTAAGTATGGGAAATGTTGCCGAAAAAGCCCAAGAGCAATCTAAGCTCATGGGAGAGGCTATGGCAAAAATTGATGAAGTGGGAAAAAGAATTGAGAGTATCACTCGCAGTGTTGAAGAAGTAGAAAAATCTGTTGAAAAAACAGTACAAGCAACATCAATCGGCGTGCAAAATTTAGATGAATACTATGAGCAGTTAAATATTATATCCGATAATCTCAATACCACTTCGGATTATATTAAAAAGCTGAATGAGGATGTTACCCAAATAGATCAGATAGGTAAATTTATTATACAGATCAGTGAGCAATTAAAGCTTTTAGGGCTTAATGCTTCTGTTGAAGCAGCGAAAGCCGGGGAATCAGGAAAAGGTTTTGCTGTAGTTGCCCATGAAATGAATCTATTATCATCGGCAACAAAAGATAGTATCGGTAAAATAAATTCAATTTTGAAAAATATAGAGCGCAGCAGTTCTTATGTTAGCAGCAGTATCGACAGTTGTGTTGAAAGTTATGGTGCCAGTAAAGAAATATTTAACTCAATCAGGGAATCCTTCGAAATTATCAGCAATAGTGCCAATTCATTAGAAACTGATATAAAGAAGGTTTACAGTGAAGTCACTTTGATCAACAACAGCACGCATGAAATAAGAGAAAGCAGTCTCCGGCTTCATCAGGCTTCTGAGGATATATCCACAAAAACTCAAGAAGTTGCTGCTGTTACAGAGGAAGAGCTTGCAGAGCTTGAAGAAATCAACAATTATACTTCATCCCTGCAAAACATGCTTACAGGTATAGAACATTTGGTAAAAAAATTCCAAACATCGGTTGTCCCGGTTGAAGAAGTCAGTGCGAAACAACTTCATATAACCTTTATATCCCCATTGGACCATGAATTTTGGTACGGTGTTCGTCAAGGTGTTTTATATGCAAAAAAAGTACTGTCCGATAAAAATGTTGTTATAGATTATCACGGTATTCAAAAAGATGTAGGTCCGCAAATAATAAAAGCTACGGAAGAAGCCATCAAAAACGGTTCTGACGGAATAATTGTACCGGGTTTTGTTCCGGAGCTTATTCCTTTGTTAGAAACAGCACATAATAAAGGTATTCCTTTTATGGTATACAACTGTGATTTCCCTGAAAAAACCAAGCGAGTGGCTTATTTTGGTCCTAATGTAAATTCGGCGGGAACTCTCGCGGCACGCCTTATGTCAAAAGCCCTCGACGGAAAAGGCGAGGTGGTATTGCTAACGGGAGGACTTGATGCTTTCGTTCATAAAACCAGAAGGGATACTATTCTTGCTGAGCTAAAAAAACATAAGGGTATAAAAGTTTTTGATGAAGCTCGATGTGCTGATAATCCTGAGCAAACTTACAATACAGTTAAAGAATTTCTCAGAAAAAACAGCAACATTCGTGGTATATTTAATACCGGAGGAACAATGGCTGCTTCGGCAAAAGCTGTAGAAGATATGGGTTTTACCGGAAAAACTTTCATTGTATGCTTTGATTATAACAAAGAAATATATGAATATATCAGAAAAGGTATAATTGCTGCAGCCATTGGCCAGGATCCTTTCGGCCAGGGTCATGACCCTATCGTATACCTATATAATATGCTTGTCACAGGCAAAAAACCTGAGGAAGAAATTATTTGGACACGACTTGAAGTGGTAGATAAAAACAATGTTGATGATCTATTGTAA
- a CDS encoding EAL domain-containing protein, giving the protein MDMNKFGFEFDNKRESLLPRTICLLGALFSPIVAIIWRMLNSNSGIPLNKYIFITFTVIFFASFIGIYALSYKNKIISKNIYGLVSIVCCVANLIILYLAYLKNFKDNSIVVFLFVFFATTLIFEKFTHLLVYMIAMGFLTIGALIFAKNPAVDKGSTVLIMLLFLVVSCANLKFKVDMTKKLQNKIEQYKKLFDLSPLGVVIHKNGEILYVNSTFIQMMKLSESENIIGRQVSELIHPDYRNKVKFDIEKRFVNERLDFVEQKLILPDETIIEVEADSIEEKHMGQSVVICVFKDITDRKKTERMLIEAESRYRGLLESTLVGVCLCQDNFIYANSYLEKLLDYSKEELYNMSFFDIVYFEDRPLVEQYEPKKMKSDVISQFRIVRRDKKIIFVEAHAAATTYYGNPTTIVTLLDISHIKKTEEKIKYIAYHDSLTGLPNRYMLNDYIDKVISESRANDSQVKEMGVMLVDLDRFKIINDSLGHSFGDAVLKEAAQKLKSCVGDNNLVFRYGGDEFVILLPNTDASGCANIAKNITDAFRQPFCVNGKKTFSTTSIGISMFPEDGDSAETLIKNADVAMYVVKDVGRNNYQFYHENFNKELLRKMELENDLRKALDNDEFVLYYQPQIDLRTGKIVGFEALIRWNHPEYGLVYPAEFIPLAEETGLIVPIGKWVIETACKQNKSWQNMDYGYIPVSVNVSAYQILHSDLSAIIREALDRTKLDPKWLIVEITESIMQDIEKTDAIINELKSFNVKVAIDDFGTGYSTIGLLKNLKFDILKIDPSFTADLKKDNSSVDLVKLIIDFACQRSYSIIAEGIEDEEQVRILTEKGCNWGQGFYYSKPVPYDSVMDILSSMNS; this is encoded by the coding sequence ATGGATATGAATAAATTTGGTTTTGAATTTGATAACAAAAGAGAAAGTCTTTTACCTAGGACTATATGCCTGTTGGGAGCATTATTTTCTCCAATTGTAGCAATAATTTGGAGAATGTTAAATTCCAATTCGGGTATTCCGCTGAATAAGTATATTTTTATTACGTTTACTGTTATTTTTTTTGCATCCTTTATAGGTATATATGCCTTATCCTATAAAAATAAAATAATATCGAAAAATATTTACGGACTAGTCAGTATTGTCTGTTGTGTTGCCAATCTTATAATATTATACCTGGCATATTTGAAGAATTTTAAAGATAACAGTATTGTTGTTTTTCTGTTTGTATTTTTTGCGACAACACTGATTTTTGAAAAATTTACTCATCTGTTAGTTTATATGATTGCAATGGGATTTTTGACAATTGGAGCATTGATCTTTGCTAAAAATCCTGCTGTGGATAAAGGTAGTACAGTGTTAATTATGCTTCTCTTTTTGGTTGTTTCTTGTGCAAATTTGAAATTCAAAGTAGATATGACTAAAAAACTCCAGAATAAAATAGAACAGTATAAAAAGCTATTTGACTTGTCACCGCTTGGAGTTGTTATACATAAAAACGGAGAAATACTTTATGTTAACTCGACTTTTATACAAATGATGAAACTATCCGAAAGTGAAAATATTATAGGAAGACAAGTTAGTGAATTGATTCATCCTGATTACAGAAATAAAGTGAAATTTGATATTGAAAAAAGATTTGTTAATGAAAGGCTTGATTTTGTTGAACAAAAGCTTATTTTGCCTGATGAGACAATAATTGAGGTTGAAGCAGATTCCATTGAAGAGAAGCATATGGGACAATCGGTAGTTATTTGTGTGTTTAAGGATATTACTGACAGAAAGAAAACGGAAAGGATGCTTATTGAAGCGGAATCAAGGTACCGTGGGCTGCTGGAAAGTACATTAGTAGGAGTGTGCTTGTGCCAGGACAATTTTATCTATGCCAATTCTTATCTTGAAAAGCTTTTGGATTATTCAAAAGAGGAATTATATAATATGAGTTTTTTCGATATTGTTTATTTTGAGGACAGACCATTAGTTGAGCAATACGAACCCAAAAAGATGAAAAGTGACGTAATCAGTCAGTTTAGAATAGTCAGAAGAGACAAGAAAATAATTTTTGTTGAAGCTCATGCAGCGGCTACAACTTACTATGGCAATCCGACAACAATTGTTACTTTGCTTGATATTTCCCATATCAAGAAGACTGAAGAGAAAATCAAATATATAGCATATCATGATTCTTTAACAGGCCTTCCTAACCGATATATGTTAAATGATTATATTGATAAAGTAATTTCGGAAAGCAGAGCAAATGATTCACAGGTTAAAGAAATGGGCGTAATGCTGGTGGATCTTGACAGATTCAAAATAATTAACGACTCTTTAGGACATAGTTTTGGTGATGCTGTTTTAAAGGAAGCAGCACAAAAATTAAAAAGCTGTGTAGGGGATAATAATTTGGTATTCAGGTATGGCGGGGACGAATTCGTAATTCTTTTGCCGAATACCGATGCTAGCGGATGTGCAAATATTGCAAAAAATATTACCGATGCGTTTCGTCAACCTTTTTGCGTAAACGGGAAAAAGACCTTTTCTACTACCAGCATAGGGATAAGTATGTTTCCTGAAGATGGTGACAGTGCGGAAACTCTTATAAAGAATGCGGATGTAGCTATGTATGTGGTAAAGGATGTGGGAAGGAATAATTATCAATTTTATCATGAAAACTTTAACAAGGAATTGCTAAGAAAAATGGAGTTGGAAAATGATCTTAGGAAGGCATTGGACAATGATGAATTTGTTCTTTACTATCAGCCGCAAATCGATTTGAGAACAGGTAAAATAGTAGGTTTTGAAGCTCTGATAAGATGGAATCATCCGGAATACGGCTTGGTGTATCCGGCTGAGTTTATACCTCTTGCAGAGGAGACAGGTCTTATAGTGCCTATTGGAAAATGGGTAATAGAGACTGCATGCAAGCAGAACAAATCATGGCAGAATATGGATTATGGATATATACCGGTTTCAGTAAATGTATCGGCTTATCAAATACTGCATTCCGACCTTTCGGCCATAATACGCGAAGCTCTTGACAGAACAAAACTTGATCCCAAATGGCTGATTGTAGAAATAACCGAAAGCATTATGCAGGATATAGAAAAAACCGATGCTATAATTAATGAACTTAAGTCTTTTAATGTTAAAGTAGCAATTGATGATTTCGGGACAGGATATTCGACAATTGGTCTTTTGAAGAACCTTAAGTTTGATATTCTTAAAATTGATCCTTCTTTTACCGCTGATTTGAAAAAAGATAACAGTTCAGTGGATTTGGTTAAATTAATAATTGATTTTGCCTGTCAACGCAGTTATTCAATTATTGCTGAGGGAATTGAAGATGAAGAGCAGGTTAGGATACTGACTGAAAAAGGCTGTAATTGGGGTCAGGGATTCTATTATAGTAAACCAGTGCCGTACGATTCGGTTATGGATATTTTAAGCAGTATGAATTCTTAA
- a CDS encoding Fur family transcriptional regulator: protein MSKKSIDLKEQLKNSNYKFTGQRQAIMDVLIENSNKHLSADEIYKILSQRNTGIGIATVYRTLSMLEKLKFITKINLDDGCIRYQVSDFQAEHEHHHLICESCGCIQDIKDDQLEVLEKKVLAENGFHVYNHKVKLYGLCSKCYKG from the coding sequence ATGTCAAAAAAGTCTATAGATTTAAAGGAACAATTGAAAAACAGCAATTATAAATTTACAGGACAGAGACAGGCTATCATGGATGTACTTATAGAGAACAGCAACAAACACCTTAGCGCAGATGAAATATATAAAATTTTGTCCCAAAGAAATACAGGGATAGGTATTGCTACAGTATATAGGACTTTGTCCATGCTTGAGAAGTTAAAATTTATTACAAAAATAAATTTGGATGATGGATGTATAAGATATCAAGTGTCTGATTTTCAGGCAGAGCATGAACACCACCACCTTATATGTGAATCTTGCGGTTGTATACAGGACATAAAGGATGATCAGTTAGAGGTCTTGGAAAAAAAGGTACTTGCTGAAAATGGGTTTCATGTTTACAACCATAAAGTAAAGCTTTATGGATTATGCAGTAAATGTTATAAAGGTTAA
- a CDS encoding DUF2325 domain-containing protein, which translates to MSIVLVGGHERMHDEYKTIGSKHGCKIKVFTRLPARFEKTIGQPDAIVLFTSTVSHKMVHTAVKEAKRKNIPLIRCHTSSGNSLEETLKQISDKLIRRYKG; encoded by the coding sequence ATGAGTATTGTATTGGTAGGCGGACATGAGAGAATGCATGATGAGTATAAAACTATCGGAAGCAAGCATGGATGCAAAATAAAAGTATTTACGCGTTTACCGGCAAGGTTTGAAAAAACTATAGGCCAACCGGATGCTATTGTTTTATTTACAAGCACTGTGTCTCATAAAATGGTACATACTGCTGTTAAGGAGGCAAAGAGAAAAAATATACCACTCATTCGTTGCCATACTAGCAGCGGTAATTCACTGGAAGAAACTTTAAAGCAAATTTCCGATAAGTTAATCCGTAGATATAAGGGTTAG
- a CDS encoding flavodoxin has translation MKKISIIYWSGTGNTQKMAEAVAEGAREGGNEVKLLSVDSASKEDVLNSDAVAFGCPSMGCEQLEEIEMEPFICEIEKENISGKPVALFGSYDWGDGQWMRDWEDRMKASGVNLIAEGLTIQNTPDDDGLKRCKELGKKLSGI, from the coding sequence ATGAAGAAAATTTCAATTATCTACTGGAGCGGAACGGGAAATACGCAAAAAATGGCTGAAGCAGTAGCAGAGGGGGCAAGAGAAGGAGGGAATGAAGTCAAATTGCTTAGTGTAGACAGTGCAAGCAAGGAAGATGTTTTAAATTCGGATGCAGTTGCTTTTGGCTGCCCTTCCATGGGATGTGAGCAGCTTGAAGAGATAGAAATGGAGCCTTTTATCTGTGAGATAGAAAAAGAGAATATAAGCGGCAAACCCGTTGCATTGTTTGGGTCCTATGACTGGGGAGACGGTCAGTGGATGCGTGATTGGGAAGACAGGATGAAAGCTTCAGGGGTTAACTTAATTGCTGAGGGGCTGACAATACAAAATACTCCCGATGATGATGGATTAAAAAGGTGTAAAGAATTAGGGAAAAAGTTAAGTGGTATATAG
- a CDS encoding DUF3793 family protein — protein sequence MDKLLRLKFAEILRTLDGREYIEAVIAFASAPTIQGKKPSSLMNFNWCGKNTAALWEKYGKEICESFKLEFFELKSDGDSKLILLYRKKLLEWYVNHPRNQSFLKKMGYDTEATLEQKLNILKQRFESFCPHEIGIFLGMPVEDVEGFIEHKGKNCLLCKYWKVYCNPKRAELLFNAYDKARNNMAEFLVELNESRMAKCCQTYSA from the coding sequence ATGGATAAATTATTAAGACTGAAGTTTGCAGAAATATTGAGGACATTAGACGGAAGAGAATACATAGAAGCGGTGATCGCATTTGCATCAGCACCGACAATACAAGGAAAAAAGCCTTCCTCCCTAATGAATTTTAATTGGTGTGGAAAGAATACAGCAGCGCTTTGGGAAAAATACGGAAAAGAGATATGTGAGTCGTTTAAATTGGAATTTTTTGAGCTAAAGAGTGATGGCGACAGTAAATTAATACTTTTATATCGCAAAAAATTGCTGGAATGGTATGTAAATCACCCCAGAAACCAATCATTCTTAAAAAAGATGGGATATGATACTGAAGCTACTCTGGAACAGAAACTGAACATTTTAAAACAGCGCTTTGAGAGTTTTTGCCCGCACGAAATAGGGATTTTTCTCGGTATGCCCGTTGAAGATGTGGAAGGTTTTATTGAACATAAGGGGAAGAATTGTTTGCTGTGCAAGTATTGGAAAGTATATTGCAATCCTAAGCGTGCTGAATTGCTTTTTAATGCGTATGATAAAGCCAGAAACAATATGGCAGAGTTTTTAGTCGAATTAAATGAAAGTAGAATGGCAAAATGCTGCCAGACCTATTCTGCATAA